A single genomic interval of Pieris brassicae chromosome 14, ilPieBrab1.1, whole genome shotgun sequence harbors:
- the LOC123717988 gene encoding bromodomain and WD repeat-containing protein 3 isoform X5, translated as MEESNEDLNVVPELYFLIAKFLSGGPLKETAKTLLKELQSVEVLPRRLDWEGKEHPLTYDELNSQYSEVSWRRLAAVCERALRLARAAPQISLIDGTEKHLNARLSLLSESLVRPKLKYASFKQDHSLVRRLICRELGGGPKGPANGAGVGASTGQQGPFPARLLRNLQLQRRTLGHLSAVYCLVFDCTGKYIITGADDLLVKVWSAIDGRLLATLRGAFAEITDVCISSDGALLACGSVERLVRVWCLVTGAPRAVLHAHAGTITSVHWAPPAHSDVRWLASTSTDGSVAFWTCSTDGQFLSQPVQYVERMRPGACHMICAAWSAGGAFLAAGSADHHVRIYSVAVGGPRRVLETAVHLDAVDSIAWAHCGLRFVSGSKDGTAALWTLYATQWRHSLLKTSAGDDQKKLKVTMVCWDCSDEYVMTAVSDNTVRVWCSRTCTQVRVLSGHRDEAYVLEAHPFLPGILLSAGHDGQLFVWDAANGEVLAQFHNVIEGQGEGAIFDAKWGEGNTIAASDSHGHVLLLGLGQGHRLLAQLPPELFFHTDYRPLVRDALGGALDEQTEIPPHLMPPPFLVDVEGAPHPPEFQRLVPGRENLALSQLIPHADAARSRLDAMIEALAADPATPPAQAPQAAGVWRGEGVRHTAGSWQPLDVPLSTRPILLPLPPAQRQLLEKASVELNNLEMSWYRREMRRRPLMISIPGADSGPRRKPGRRPRAPAPRARPQPPQPNTEVREDACEEEATDSSNSTSDSSVSLSSHSSRSEGPRPRARPRARPRARMARNSSHSNSYTDMSDLSPVKSDSSSESSQYSDWEAGTALAPPARARRKPVPSTRYSPSTVTSKRSAPATSAAPVAAAPSAASAPTAAAPNAGVELPEAYRVGEWLTAVSPRKAPYHPQMGDRCVYFRLGHQRYFEAVGEKDLYKVNARDKPWERMHINDCEAVKVVGMKYVIKPPRVVCLKLAREVEKGSFSVRYHDMPDVIDFLVLRHQYEAAVARNWGEGDRFRCMIDDSWWTGIVLERISSVGGLPGSNSLPQTSATNEWAAAAASHFLSLRVRWDNGEVERLSPWDLEPLDPERLPAEPGGAVSVLPHELEAVLCRNETHEWPPDACEAIAAHISQVMSLSAAEPFVAPVDLQLYPSYALVVPYPIDLATIRARFDNQFYRRAAAAQFDARYLASNAEQFNKSHSPIVRQARLVTDLLLSIISTWQNIDVVSKYHELAASYHSSDEEPLQLQKNRREERARSEGAWREHCLGLLRELSASADAEPFRQPVSPSMAPDYVSVIARPMDLGSVQQKLESNGYGNAEEVAADVRLVFTNSRLYNTNKRSRIYSMTVRLSSLFEALWTRMPVETRSTRRSTRHRRVRHARPTRRAVEETNGSVKAKLPSSSSECETLAAASRRTTDPRHDDSWDSDAPLNAHGKGKGVGKKTKNGAIASTSSRVSPAFVETNGVDQSESEEEVPAKQSIADGSTSDSSAYSRIQVVEEELVEDEVEVTYEEEESNARSERRRHRNRNHLQSNSRKRRRLKSSEDSEGSGTRDSRPGKRTRERFTDGSSSSSSSGSNSGWCSGGAARYESDRSYKPDRPQQYSSDDETPLLLYRQRQGDDVEAGPSRRPHHRKGVSLRKRRSPRRYNEDSEEDSIAAISKRLPHHQDHQRHQRLFARRRQNHAQGTGVPGASAAPHNEDHNYFNGHSHHHNISF; from the exons AGAGTGTTGAG GTGCTACCGAGGCGACTCGACTGGGAGGGCAAGGAGCATCCCCTTACATATGATGAATTG AACTCACAATATTCTGAAGTGTCATGGCGTCGTTTGGCAGCAGTCTGTGAGAGAGCACTGCGCTTGGCTCGTGCAGCTCCACAGATCTCCTTAATAGACGGCACAGAGAAGCATCTGAATGCCCGGCTTTCATTACTCAGCGAGTCACTTGTCAGGCCAAAGTTGAAATATGCATCGTTCAAGCAAGACCATAGTTTGG TACGTCGTCTAATATGCCGAGAGCTCGGCGGAGGCCCCAAAGGCCCGGCCAACGGGGCCGGCGTCGGCGCCTCTACGGGACAGCAGGGCCCATTCCCGGCCAGGCTTCTGCGGAATCTTCAATTGCAGAGGCGGACTCTGGGGCATCTCTCGGCTGTGTACTGTCTAGTCTTCGATTGTACGGGGAAATACATTATTACT GGCGCAGACGATCTCTTAGTGAAGGTGTGGAGTGCGATAGACGGTCGCTTGCTGGCCACCCTTCGAGGGGCCTTCGCCGAGATCACAGATGTGTGCATCTCGAGCGATGGGGCTCTCCTGGCGTGTGGATCGGTGGAGCGGCTGGTCAGAGTCTGGTGCCTGGTCACCGGAGCGCCGAGGGCTGTTCTGCACGCCCACGCGGGGACTATCACTTCG GTGCATTGGGCTCCTCCGGCCCACTCGGACGTGCGGTGGCTGGCCTCGACCTCGACGGACGGCTCGGTCGCCTTCTGGACCTGCTCCACGGACGGGCAGTTCCTGTCGCAGCCCGTCCAGTACGTGGAGCGGATGCGACCCGGCGCCTGCCACATGATCTGCGCCGCCTGGTCGGCGGGCGGGGCCTTCCTCGCGGCGGGCAGCGCGGACCATCACGTGAGGATATACTCCGTGGCCGTCGGCGGGCCGAGGAGGGTGCTGGAGACGGCGGTCCACCTGGACGCGGTGGACTCCATCGCGTGGGCGCACTGCGGCCTCAG ATTCGTGTCGGGCAGCAAAGACGGCACGGCCGCCTTGTGGACGTTGTACGCGACTCAGTGGCGGCATTCGCTGCTGAAGACGTCCGCGGGCGACGACCAGAAGAAATTGAAG GTGACCATGGTCTGCTGGGACTGCAGCGATGAATACGTCATGACTGCCGTCTCGGACAACACAGTGCGG GTGTGGTGTTCGCGTACGTGCACGCAAGTGCGAGTGCTGTCGGGTCACCGCGACGAAGCCTACGTGCTGGAGGCCCATCCCTTCCTGCCCGGCATCCTCTTGTCGGCGGGACACGACGGGCAGCTGTTCGTGTGGGACGCTGCCAATGGAGAG GTGCTGGCGCAGTTCCACAACGTGATCGAGGGCCAGGGCGAGGGAGCCATCTTCGACGCCAAGTGGGGCGAAGGGAATACCATCGCGGCCTCCGACTCCCACGGCCACGTGCTGCTGCTGGGGTTGGGCCAGGGGCATCGTCTGCTGGCCCAGCTGCCCCCCGAGCTCTTCTTCCACACGGACTACAGGCCGCTGG TCCGAGACGCCCTCGGCGGCGCGCTGGATGAGCAGACAGAGATTCCCCCACACCTGATGCCGCCTCCCTTCCTCGTGGACGTGGAGGGCGCTCCCCATCCTCCGGAGTTCCAGCGCCTGGTCCCCGGGAGGGAGAACCTGGCGCTGTCCCAGTTGATCCCTCACGCGGACGCGGCGAGGAGCAGGCTGGACGCCATGATCGAGGCGTTGGCCGCGGACCCGGCCACGCCCCCTGCGCAGGCGCCTCAGGCGGCCG GCGTATGGAGGGGCGAAGGCGTCCGCCACACGGCGGGGTCGTGGCAACCCTTGGACGTGCCCCTCAGCACGCGCCCCATCTTGCTGCCCTTGCCCCCGGCGCAGAGGCAGCTGCTGGAGAAGGCCAG CGTGGAGCTCAATAACCTGGAGATGTCCTGGTACCGCCGGGAAATGAGACGGCGGCCGCTCATGATCTCCATCCCGGGGGCCGACAGTGGGCCCAGGAGGAAGCCGGGCCGAAGGCCCCGGGCTCCGGCGCCCAGAGCGAGGCCGCAGCCTCCGCAGCCCAATACT GAGGTCCGCGAAGACGCGTGCGAAGAGGAGGCAACGGACAGTTCCAACTCGACGTCGGACTCCTCCGTCAGCCTCTCCTCCCACTCCTCCCGATCGGAAGGACCCAGGCCGCGGGCCAGGCCCAGGGCTAGGCCTAGGGCCAGGATGGCGAGGAACTCTTCGCACTCCAACTCTTACAC GGACATGTCGGATCTGTCTCCCGTGAAAAGTGATAG TTCGTCCGAGTCGTCTCAATATTCGGATTGGGAAGCCGGGACTGCGCTGGCGCCTCCCGCCAGGGCCAGGAGGAAACCAGTTCCCAGCACTAG GTACAGCCCCAGTACGGTGACGAGCAAGCGTTCGGCCCCCGCCACCTCCGCGGCCCCCGTCGCCGCCGCCCCCTCCGCCGCTTCCGCCCCGACCGCCGCCGCCCCCAACGCCGGCGTGGAGTTGCCCGAAGCGTACCGCGTGGGGGAATGGTTGACGGCCGTGTCGCCCCGCAAGGCCCCCTACCACCCCCAGATGGGGGACAGATGCGTGTACTTCCGATTG GGTCACCAAAGGTACTTCGAAGCCGTGGGTGAAAAGGATCTCTACAAGGTGAACGCGAGGGACAAGCCGTGGGAGCGGATGCACATTAAC GACTGCGAAGCCGTGAAGGTGGTGGGGATGAAATACGTGATAAAACCACCGAGGGTGGTCTGCCTGAAGCTGGCTCGGGAGGTGGAAAAGGGCAGCTTCAGCGTCCGATACCACGACATGCCCGACGTCATCGACTTCTTGGTGCTGAGGCACCAGTACGAGGCCGCGGTGGCCAGGAATTGGGGGGAGGGGGATAG GTTTCGCTGCATGATTGACGATTCGTGGTGGACGGGTATAGTCCTGGAGCGGATCAGCTCGGTGGGTGGTCTACCTGGATCGAACTCGCTCCCTCAGACTTCGGCCACTAACGAATGGGCGGCGGCGGCTGCGT CTCATTTCCTATCGCTTCGAGTGAGATGGGACAATGGGGAGGTGGAGCGTCTCTCGCCTTGGGACCTGGAACCGCTCGACCCGGAGAG ACTACCCGCCGAACCGGGCGGGGCGGTGTCCGTGTTGCCTCATGAGCTGGAAGCGGTGCTGTGCCGCAACGAGACCCACGAGTGGCCGCCCGACGCCTGCGAAGCCATCGCCGCTCACATCTCGCAG GTGATGTCCCTGTCGGCGGCGGAACCCTTCGTGGCCCCCGTGGACCTGCAGCTGTACCCTTCCTACGCGTTGGTAGTGCCCTACCCCATCGACTTGGCCACGATCCGAGCCAGGTTCGACAACCAA TTCTACCGACGCGCGGCAGCGGCGCAGTTCGACGCGCGGTACTTGGCGAGCAACGCCGAGCAGTTCAACAAGTCTCATTCGCCCATCGTGCGGCAGGCCAGGCTGGTCACCGACTTGCTCTTGTCCATCATAAG CACCTGGCAAAACATAGACGTCGTGTCCAAGTACCACGAGTTGGCCGCTTCCTACCACTCGTCGGACGAGGAACCGCTCCAGCTCCAG AAAAACAGACGCGAGGAACGCGCTAGGTCCGAAGGGGCGTGGCGGGAGCACTGCCTCGGCCTCCTGCGGGAGCTGTCGGCTTCGGCGGACGCCGAGCCTTTCCGGCAGCCCGTCTCGCCCAGCATGGCGCCTG ACTACGTCTCGGTGATAGCTCGGCCGATGGATCTGGGCAGCGTCCAGCAGAAGCTGGAGAGCAACGGATACGGCAACGCGGAGGAGGTCGCGGCGGACGTCCGCCTGGTGTTTACCAATAGCAGACTGTACAACACGAACAAGAGGAGTCGG ATATACTCAATGACGGTCCGTCTGTCCTCTCTATTCGAAGCTCTGTGGACCAGGATGCCGGTCGAGACGCGGAGCACGCGCCGCTCCACGAGGCATCGACGGGTCAGGCACGCGAGACCGACGAGACGAGCCGTCG AAGAGACGAACGGATCAGTGAAGGCCAAGCTGCCGTCCTCGTCCTCCGAGTGCGAGACGCTGGCTGCGGCGTCACGGCGGACGACGGACCCGCGACACGACGACTCGTGGGACAGCGACGCCCCGCTCAACGCTCACGGCAAAG GGAAAGGAGTCGGGAAGAAGACGAAGAACGGTGCCATCGCCAGTACTTCGAGCCGCGTGTCTCCCG CGTTCGTCGAGACTAATGGCGTCGACCAATCGGAGTCCGAGGAGGAGGTACCGGCGAAGCAGAGCATAGCCGACGGGAGCACTTCCGACTCCAGTGCCTATTCCAGGATACAG GTGGTCGAAGAGGAGTTGGTGGAAGACGAAGTGGAAGTGACCTACGAAGAAGAGGAGAGCAACGCGAGAAGTGAGCGTCGGAGACATCGGAATAGGAACCACTTGCAG AGCAACTCGAGGAAACGCAGACGCTTGAAGAGCTCGGAAGACAGCGAAGGGAGCGGCACGAGGGACTCGAGGCCTGGCAAACG AACTCGAGAAAGGTTCACGGACGGCTCCTCGTCCAGCAGCTCCTCCGGGTCGAACTCGGGCTGGTGTTCGGGCGGCGCTGCCCGTTACGAGTCCGACCGCTCCTACAAGCCCGACAGGCCGCAGCAGTACAGCAGCGACGACGAGACACCGCTGTTGCTGTACAG ACAACGGCAAGGAGACGACGTGGAGGCGGGACCTTCGAGGCGACCTCATCACCGG AAGGGCGTTTCTCTTCGAAAACGTCGAAGCCCTCGGCGCTACAACGAAGACAGCGAAGAAGACTCCATCGCCGCGATCAGCAAGAGGCTGCCTCATCATCAGGACCACCAGAGGCATCAGAGGCTGTTCGCGCGGAGGAGGCAGAACCATGCCCAG GGCACGGGCGTGCCCGGCGCGAGCGCAGCTCCCCACAACGAGGACCACAATTACTTCAACGGACACTCGCATCACCACAACA TTTCTTTTTAG